In Myxococcus stipitatus, the following are encoded in one genomic region:
- a CDS encoding M14 family zinc carboxypeptidase, with amino-acid sequence MSELLTRAEASNYAETSRHSDVLAFIDELCRRTKLARRVDFGTSGEGQPLVSLVVSDRNCFTPEQARKQKKVVVMVEANIHAGEVEGKEALLGLARDLTLTKLGQKVLDRVCLVLIPNFNPDGNDRISPNNRKLNLKSLEGQVNPEGGVGTRYTGEGWNLNRDSMKQEAPETRAIAKLHQTWWPELFIDCHTTDGSIHDFDLTFDTSHSNEPLFQELRDYNRAMLERVSESVKKRHGFDSFWYGNYREEDVPTSGWHTYPALPRFGSHYRGLLGRLDVLLETYSYIDYPRRCAVMRAWLLELIREAARSAKAYLSVTQAQQEAIIARGKNPDPRELVGINYGVATRDAQGALTYDYPAYAKPGDMARIQAFDEKSIADHRFPGKKKKVYRAPHHRTFLPTHAVSTPEGYLVPAELAPRLEGHGIRFEVLPKARGFLVDSYRVARREETFSPDVAANVPRPGEAEVPLSMKPKPVRFETVLTVAPERTTREFPQGTLYVPTAQRAGTLAVYLLEPHSDDGFCRWQFLDKQVEVGGLYPVHRVVSPAPAPKKAE; translated from the coding sequence ATGTCCGAGCTGCTGACCCGCGCCGAAGCCTCGAATTACGCCGAAACCTCGCGTCATTCCGACGTGCTCGCCTTCATCGACGAGCTCTGCCGCCGCACGAAGCTCGCCCGAAGGGTGGACTTCGGGACGAGCGGGGAGGGACAGCCGTTGGTGTCCCTCGTCGTGAGCGACCGCAACTGCTTCACGCCCGAGCAGGCGCGCAAGCAGAAGAAGGTCGTGGTGATGGTGGAGGCGAACATCCACGCGGGCGAGGTGGAGGGCAAGGAAGCGCTGCTGGGGCTCGCGCGTGATTTGACGCTGACGAAGCTGGGGCAGAAGGTGTTGGACCGGGTGTGTCTGGTCCTCATCCCCAACTTCAACCCGGACGGCAATGACCGCATCAGCCCCAACAACCGCAAGCTCAACCTGAAGAGCCTGGAGGGGCAGGTCAACCCCGAGGGCGGCGTGGGCACGCGCTACACGGGCGAGGGTTGGAACCTCAACCGCGACAGCATGAAGCAGGAGGCGCCGGAGACGCGCGCCATCGCGAAGCTGCACCAGACGTGGTGGCCGGAGCTGTTCATCGACTGCCACACCACGGACGGCAGCATCCACGACTTCGATTTGACGTTCGACACGTCGCACTCGAACGAGCCGCTGTTCCAGGAGCTGCGCGACTACAACCGCGCGATGCTGGAGCGGGTGTCCGAGTCCGTGAAGAAGCGCCACGGCTTCGACAGCTTCTGGTACGGCAACTACCGCGAGGAGGATGTCCCCACCTCGGGCTGGCACACCTACCCGGCGCTCCCGCGCTTCGGCAGCCACTACCGCGGCCTGCTGGGCCGGCTGGACGTGCTGCTGGAGACGTACAGCTACATCGACTACCCGCGCCGCTGCGCGGTGATGCGCGCGTGGTTGCTGGAGCTGATTCGCGAGGCGGCTCGGAGCGCGAAGGCCTACCTCTCCGTCACCCAGGCCCAGCAGGAGGCCATCATCGCGCGCGGGAAGAACCCGGACCCGCGGGAGCTGGTGGGCATCAACTACGGCGTGGCCACCCGCGACGCACAGGGGGCGCTGACGTACGACTACCCGGCCTACGCGAAGCCTGGGGACATGGCGCGCATCCAGGCGTTCGACGAGAAGAGCATCGCGGACCACCGCTTCCCCGGGAAGAAGAAGAAGGTCTACCGCGCGCCGCACCACCGCACGTTCCTCCCCACGCACGCGGTGAGCACGCCGGAGGGGTACCTGGTGCCCGCGGAGCTCGCGCCCCGGCTGGAAGGGCACGGCATCCGCTTCGAGGTGCTCCCGAAGGCGCGGGGCTTCCTGGTGGACAGCTACCGCGTGGCTCGCCGCGAGGAGACCTTCAGCCCCGACGTGGCGGCGAACGTCCCTCGCCCGGGTGAGGCCGAGGTGCCGTTGAGCATGAAGCCCAAGCCCGTGCGCTTCGAGACGGTGCTGACGGTGGCGCCCGAGCGCACCACGCGCGAGTTCCCCCAGGGCACGCTCTACGTCCCCACCGCCCAGCGCGCGGGCACGTTGGCCGTGTACCTGCTGGAGCCGCACTCCGACGACGGCTTCTGCCGGTGGCAGTTCCTGGACAAGCAGGTGGAGGTGGGAGGGCTGTATCCGGTGCACCGCGTGGTGAGCCCCGCCCCCGCGCCGAAGAAGGCGGAGTGA
- a CDS encoding glycoside hydrolase family 6 protein, with the protein MRWNQQVGWLPVVLAASVWGACGPATPSAPEPDAPGVVSARLVELVANGDFSGGTVAPWWSGPNTQSVVENGRLRVNVTGGTANPWDAPMGQDGIALVNGQSYTLAFTASASAPVTVRVTVQLGTAPYTAPLDQRITLDGTPRSFSFPFTSNLGTSAGQVTFQLGGVGGFSAFLDNISLSTGGGGGGGSGPLGMTSGFYVDPNSNPAVWVRNNAGDSRAASIQSSIASKAGAKWFGNWSGDITAAVSSYVTAADAVDKLPVLVAYNIPGRDCGSHSGGGAGSPAAYQDWISAFVTGLGDRPAIVIIEPDAVAQLDCLPNDTERNTRLGLLRFATEQLKNRAPNTWAYLDGGNAGWIAADTMAQRLESAGARNIRGFALNVSNFYPTDASSAYGAAVNSALNTRYAYTRPFVVDTSRNGNGHNGDWCNPAGRKLGALSQTGGGAEMLLWVKVPGDSDGNCGIAPNTPAGQFSPDLATRLISGT; encoded by the coding sequence ATGAGATGGAATCAACAGGTGGGCTGGCTCCCCGTGGTGTTGGCGGCATCCGTGTGGGGGGCGTGTGGCCCCGCGACACCGTCGGCGCCCGAGCCGGACGCGCCCGGAGTCGTCTCGGCGCGGCTCGTGGAGTTGGTCGCGAATGGAGACTTCAGCGGTGGGACGGTGGCGCCCTGGTGGAGCGGGCCCAATACCCAGTCGGTGGTGGAGAACGGGAGGCTGCGCGTCAACGTCACCGGCGGAACGGCCAATCCGTGGGATGCCCCCATGGGACAGGACGGCATCGCCCTGGTGAACGGTCAGTCGTACACCTTGGCGTTCACCGCGTCCGCGTCGGCGCCCGTGACGGTGCGGGTGACGGTGCAATTGGGAACGGCGCCGTACACCGCGCCGTTGGACCAGCGCATCACCCTGGACGGAACGCCGCGCTCCTTCTCCTTCCCGTTCACCTCGAACCTGGGCACGTCCGCGGGGCAGGTGACGTTCCAGTTGGGAGGAGTGGGTGGCTTCTCCGCGTTCCTGGACAACATCTCTCTCTCCACGGGAGGAGGCGGGGGCGGTGGGAGCGGGCCGTTGGGGATGACCAGTGGCTTCTACGTCGACCCGAACTCCAACCCCGCGGTGTGGGTGCGCAACAACGCGGGAGACTCGCGCGCGGCGAGCATCCAGAGCTCCATCGCGAGCAAGGCGGGCGCGAAGTGGTTCGGCAACTGGAGTGGTGACATCACCGCCGCGGTCTCCAGCTACGTCACCGCGGCGGACGCCGTGGACAAGCTCCCCGTGCTGGTGGCCTACAACATCCCCGGGCGCGACTGCGGCAGCCACTCGGGAGGCGGCGCCGGCAGCCCGGCGGCGTACCAGGATTGGATCTCCGCGTTCGTCACCGGCCTGGGCGACCGCCCGGCCATCGTCATCATCGAGCCGGACGCGGTCGCCCAGCTCGACTGTCTGCCCAACGACACCGAGCGCAACACGCGGCTGGGCCTGCTCCGCTTCGCGACGGAGCAGCTGAAGAACCGCGCGCCCAACACCTGGGCCTATCTGGATGGGGGCAACGCGGGCTGGATTGCCGCGGACACCATGGCGCAGCGGCTGGAGTCCGCCGGGGCGCGCAACATCCGAGGCTTTGCCCTCAACGTGTCGAACTTCTATCCGACGGACGCGTCCTCCGCGTACGGCGCCGCGGTCAACAGCGCGCTGAACACGCGCTATGCGTACACGCGCCCCTTCGTGGTCGACACCAGCCGCAACGGCAACGGACACAACGGCGACTGGTGCAACCCCGCGGGCCGCAAGCTGGGTGCCTTGTCCCAGACGGGGGGAGGCGCGGAGATGCTCCTGTGGGTGAAGGTGCCTGGGGACTCCGACGGAAACTGCGGCATCGCGCCGAACACCCCCGCGGGCCAGTTCAGTCCCGACCTGGCCACGCGCCTCATCTCCGGTACGTGA
- a CDS encoding amidase codes for MGAFVRAYREGQVDPVAVARRLNETIDKLEQGEARMGMFITRKPEEVLRAAEASAERLRAGRPLSVLDGVPVVVKDEVDVAGLPTTLGTRFRTQVASADATVTARLRAAGALILGKANMQEIGINPIGLNPHHGAARNPWNRGHITGGSSSGSAAVVAAGLCPLSVGADGGGSIRIPAALCGIVGLKATWGRIPETGVPPLCWNVGHVGPLGLTVDDVAALYALLAGPDGKDVVAQSQPAHHLSGYERADLTGTRLGICWPYFEDAAPDVVARCKDAVKALTDAGAVVVEIPAPDLNTVLWTHSCIILSEMAESMLPHTRERVSDFGLDSRTNLAIGRHFRATDLVHALRHRHRLTRELLAVMSGVDVIVTPSTAITAPAIPESTLPDGESNLVVADALMRFVREGNLTGFPALSVPAGFDRAGLPVGVQLMGRPFEEHLLLRLGRVVESATPARTPSLHVTALR; via the coding sequence GTGGGCGCGTTCGTGCGGGCCTACCGCGAGGGACAGGTGGACCCCGTCGCCGTGGCGCGCAGGCTGAACGAGACCATCGACAAGTTGGAGCAGGGCGAGGCGCGGATGGGGATGTTCATCACGCGCAAGCCCGAAGAGGTGCTGCGGGCCGCGGAAGCCTCCGCGGAGCGCCTTCGCGCCGGGCGTCCGTTGAGCGTGCTGGACGGTGTGCCCGTGGTGGTGAAGGACGAAGTGGATGTGGCGGGCCTTCCCACCACGCTGGGGACCCGGTTCAGGACGCAGGTGGCCTCGGCGGATGCGACCGTCACCGCGCGTCTCCGGGCCGCGGGAGCGCTCATCCTGGGCAAGGCCAACATGCAGGAGATTGGCATCAACCCCATCGGGTTGAATCCGCACCACGGCGCGGCGCGCAACCCCTGGAACCGGGGACACATCACGGGAGGCAGCTCCAGTGGCTCCGCGGCCGTGGTCGCCGCGGGCCTGTGTCCGTTGAGCGTGGGCGCGGACGGCGGTGGCTCCATCCGAATCCCGGCGGCCCTGTGTGGCATCGTCGGGCTCAAGGCCACCTGGGGCCGCATCCCCGAGACAGGTGTACCGCCGCTCTGCTGGAACGTGGGCCATGTCGGGCCCCTGGGGTTGACGGTCGACGACGTCGCGGCCCTGTATGCCCTGCTCGCCGGGCCCGATGGCAAGGACGTGGTGGCGCAGTCGCAGCCCGCGCATCACCTGTCCGGCTACGAGCGCGCGGACCTGACCGGGACTCGCCTGGGCATCTGCTGGCCGTACTTCGAGGACGCCGCGCCCGACGTGGTGGCTCGCTGCAAGGACGCGGTGAAGGCGCTCACGGACGCGGGCGCGGTGGTGGTGGAGATTCCCGCGCCGGACCTGAACACGGTGCTCTGGACACACAGCTGCATCATCCTGAGCGAGATGGCCGAGTCGATGCTGCCGCACACGCGCGAGCGCGTCTCGGACTTCGGGCTCGACTCGCGCACCAACCTGGCCATTGGCCGGCACTTCCGCGCCACGGACCTGGTACACGCGCTGCGACACCGCCACCGGCTGACGCGGGAGCTGCTGGCGGTCATGTCGGGCGTGGACGTCATCGTCACCCCCTCGACGGCCATCACCGCTCCCGCCATCCCCGAGTCGACGCTGCCCGACGGTGAGTCGAACCTGGTGGTCGCCGATGCGCTGATGCGCTTCGTGCGCGAGGGAAACCTGACGGGGTTCCCCGCGCTGTCCGTCCCGGCGGGCTTCGACCGCGCGGGCCTGCCCGTGGGCGTGCAGCTCATGGGGCGGCCCTTCGAGGAGCACCTGCTCTTGCGCCTGGGCCGCGTGGTGGAGAGCGCCACGCCCGCGCGCACGCCTTCGCTTCACGTCACCGCCTTGCGTTGA